From Sander lucioperca isolate FBNREF2018 chromosome 14, SLUC_FBN_1.2, whole genome shotgun sequence, the proteins below share one genomic window:
- the LOC116045123 gene encoding heat shock protein 30 — MLCSHGFQSASLRPFMDFDWLARSLRSEVQPLFYQQHLLQRNLPELRSRLELMDKLQHEILEETEPSQPVSYQLEKDGEHFNLSLDTRGFSPEELSVRQVGRTLRVSGKTEKKQEDGKGSYSYRRQEFRQEFDLPEGPNPEAVTCYLAPDGMLHIQAATAPCVEEAERELTIRRSLEEETQQSVCSHTEGSSTETHSSTQDQPEHIDSSACCCNNE; from the coding sequence ATGCTCTGCTCTCATGGATTCCAGTCTGCCAGTCTCAGGCCATTCATGGACTTCGACTGGCTTGCACGCAGTCTGAGGTCAGAGGTCCAACCTCTGTTCTACCAGCAGCATCTACTGCAGAGAAACCTACCGGAGCTCCGCAGCCGTCTGGAGCTGATGGACAAACTCCAACACGAGATCCTGGAGGAGACAGAGCCTTCCCAACCGGTCTCCTACCAGCtggagaaagatggagagcACTTTAACCTGAGCCTGGACACCCGAGGCTTTTCTCCAGAGGAGCTGTCTGTCAGACAGGTGGGCCGGACGCTGAGAGTCAGTGGGAAGACAGAGAAGAAGCAGGAGGACGGGAAAGGCTCCTACTCTTACAGACGCCAGGAGTTCAGACAGGAGTTTGATCTGCCTGAAGGGCCGAACCCTGAAGCCGTCACCTGCtacctggctccagacgggatGCTCCACATCCAGGCAGCCACAGCTCCGTGTGTGGAGGAGGCTGAGAGAGAGCTGACTATCAGGAGGAGCTTGGAGGAGGAAACACAGCAGAGTGTGTGTTCACACACAGaaggcagcagcacagagacacacagcagcacacaggaCCAACCTGAACACATCGACTCATCTGCATGTTGCTGCAACAATGAATAG
- the LOC116045122 gene encoding N-acetyllactosaminide beta-1,3-N-acetylglucosaminyltransferase 2, giving the protein MGRCRKRNGRLLCMCLLPCMMTSHLLIYIMVSIFVTISYSPPKIITHYIASGTSANSSALASHPLGPFWNLRLVDSALWNQLQHAWDRQHNPILRGNATGIMRKPKAKLLTDIEDECLSDCMSGHCSVPRMHDLNSLPEQMRAFLWSMHCREYPFLINQPGMCRRNNSSFGLDSPMLLMAIKSQVGNFENRQAIRETWGRSGMVKGESNKKGGLVRTVFLLGRQDTSTGPHPDLKNLLELENQKYGDILQWDFSDTFFNLTLKDLLFWHWLQQYCPTAIFVFKGDDDVFVRTGALLDYLRKQWEEHNLWKAYTNETDMDLFVGDVISNAMPNREPSTKYYIPERFYKGGYPPYAGGGGVVYSGSLALRLKEVSERVRLFPIDDVYLGMCMHRLGLSPSPHPGFLTFDLPETDRGNPCAYRSVLLVHRRSPKEMLTLWRQLQSLPGKC; this is encoded by the coding sequence ATGGGCAGATGCCGCAAACGCAACGGGAGACTGCTGTGCATGTGCCTCCTGCCTTGCATGATGACCAGCCACCTTTTGATTTATATCATGGTGTCCATATTCGTCACCATCTCCTACTCTCCTCCAAAAATAATCACCCACTATATTGCCTCTGGGACTTCTGCTAACTCCTCTGCATTGGCCTCTCACCCACTTGGCCCTTTCTGGAACCTTCGTCTGGTGGACAGTGCACTGTGGAACCAGTTGCAGCATGCTTGGGACCGCCAGCACAATCCAATACTGCGAGGAAACGCAACTGGGATTATGAGGAAGCCAAAAGCTAAGCTTTTAACAGACATCGAAGATGAATGCCTTTCTGACTGCATGTCAGGCCATTGTTCGGTCCCTCGTATGCATGATTTAAACAGCTTGCCAGAACAAATGAGGGCATTTCTATGGTCAATGCACTGCAGGGAGTATCCTTTCCTTATCAATCAGCCTGGCATGTGTAGGAGGAACAATAGTAGCTTTGGTCTGGATTCTCCCATGCTCCTCATGGCCATCAAGTCTCAAGTAGGGAACTTTGAAAACAGGCAGGCCATCCGTGAAACATGGGGACGCAGTGGTATGGTGAAGGGGGAATCCAACAAGAAGGGCGGATTAGTGCGCACAGTGTTTCTGCTTGGAAGGCAGGACACAAGTACAGGTCCTCACCCAGACCTCAAAAACCTCCTGGAGCTCGAGAACCAGAAATATGGGGATATCCTACAATGGGATTTCAGCGACACTTTCTTTAACTTGACCCTGAAGGACTTGCTGTTCTGGCATTGGCTCCAGCAATACTGCCCCACTGCCATCTTCGTGTTCAAAGGGGATGATGATGTCTTTGTTCGAACAGGTGCCCTTCTGGATTACCTGCGCAAGCAGTGGGAGGAGCACAACCTGTGGAAAGCCTATACAAATGAAACTGACATGGACTTGTTCGTGGGGGATGTAATCAGCAACGCAATGCCAAACCGTGAGCCATCCACTAAATACTACATTCCCGAACGTTTCTACAAAGGCGGGTACCCACCGTACGctggtggaggaggggtggtgtATTCTGGTTCACTTGCATTACGATTGAAAGAGGTGTCAGAGAGGGTGCGCCTTTTCCCAATAGACGATGTGTATCTGGGCATGTGCATGCACAGACTCGGGCTCTCTCCAAGCCCTCACCCGGGTTTTTTAACATTCGATCTCCCAGAAACAGACAGGGGAAATCCCTGTGCTTACAGGTCTGTTCTGCTCGTTCACAGACGGAGTCCCAAGGAGATGCTGACACTATGGAGGCAGCTCCAGAGTCTGCCAGGTAAATGCTGA